The genomic region CACGCAATGGACGAGGACTACGTGCGGGCGCTCGAGCACGGCATGCCGCCGACCGCGGGCGAGGGCATCGGCATCGACCGGCTCGCGATGCTGCTCACCAACTCGGCGTCGATCCGCGACGTGATCCTCTTCCCGCAGATGCGCCCGGAGCGGCGCTGAGCCGCCCCCAGGGCCCCCCGTGCGCTACGAGCTGATGGTCGGGCTGCGCTACCTGCGCGCCAAACGCTCCGAGGCGTTCATCTCGCTCATCACGGTGATCTCGATCGTCGGCGTCATGATCGGCGTGATGACGCTCAACATCGTCCTCGCCGTGATGACCGGCTTCGAGGAGGATCTGCGCGACCGCATCCTCGGCTTCAACCCGCACATCGTGCTGGTGTCGTACGCCGGAACCATCGCGCACCCCGACGAGATCGTCCGCAAGGTGAAGGAGACCCCCGGCGTCGCCGCGGCCGCGCCCCTCGTCTACAGCCAGGTGATGCTGAGCAGCGGCCAGAGCGTCTCGGGCGTCGTCGTGCGCGGCGTCCCGCCCGACATGGAGGAGGCGGTCGTCGACCTGAAGGCGCATCTCACCAGCGGCTCGCTCGCCGGGCTCGGCGCCCCCTTCGAAGTGCCGGTCGAGGGCGAGAAAGACGCCGACAAGGACGGCCGCGTCGACACGACGACCCTCACCGGCGTGATCCTCGGCGGCGAGCTCGCGAAGCAGCTCGGGCTCGCGGTCGGCGACCCCGTGAGCGTCGTGTCGCCGCTCGGCACGCCGTCGCCGGTCGGGCCGATCCCGAAGGTGAAGCGCTTCGTCCTCGCGGGCACCTTCGACTCCGGCATGTACGACTACGACTCCGGCCTCCTCTACATGGACATCGCCGACGCCCAGAAGTTCTTCGGCCTCGGCGACGCGATCACCGGTGTCGAGATCCGGGTGACGGACCTCTACGGCGCCGAGCAGGTGGCGCGCCGGCTGGAGCAGACCCTCGGTACGCCGTTCCGCGCCCGCGACTGGATGGAGGTGAACCGCAACCTCTTCCTCGCCTTCCGGCTCGAGAAGGTCGTCTACTTCATCGTGCTGACGCTGATCGTCCTGGTCGCGGCCTTCAACATCGTCGCCACCCTCATCATGGTGGTCATGGAGAAGCGGAAGGACATCGCGATCCTCAAGTCGATGGGCGCCACCGACCGCTCGATCGCCCGCATCTTCATGTTGAAGGGACTCATCATCGGCGTCGTGGGCACGCTTCTCGGCGTGGTCGGCGGATACGCGGGCTGCTGGCTGCTGCGGCACTACCAGTTCGTCGAGCTGCCGAAGGATGTCTTCTACGTTTCGACGCTGCCGGTCCGAGTCTACGGCGAGAACTTCGCGACGGTCGCCCTGGTCTCCGTCGTCATCTGCCTGCTGGCCACGATCTACCCCGCGCGACAGGCGGCGGGACTGGCGCCCGTGGAGGTGATCCGCTACGAGTAGGCGCCATTGATCGCCCTCCGCAATCTTTCGAAGGAGTACGTCGACGGACCGCGGGTGGTGCGGGTGCTTTCCGGTCTCGATCTGGAGATCGGGCAGGGAGAACGAGTCGCGATCGTGGGAGAGTCGGGGGTGGGGAAGAGTACGCTGCTGCACATCGTGGGCACGCTCGATCGACCGACGGGAGGCGAGGTGTGGTTCGACGGTGAAAACCTCACGAGCAAGAGCGATCGCGAACTCGCCCATTTCCGCAACCGCGAGATCGGCTTCATCTTCCAGTTCCATCACCTGCTGCCCGACTTCACGGCCCTCGAGAACGTCATGATGCCCGCGCTGATCGCCGGCACCGCCACGGAGCCCGCCCGCAAGCGCGCGACCGAGCTCCTCGAGCGGGTCGGGCTCGCCGAGCGCCTCGACCACAAGCCGGGCGAGCTCTCCGGGGGCGAGCAACAGCGCGTGGCGGTCGCCCGCGCCCTCGTGCAGGAGCCCCGCGCCGTCCTGGCGGACGAGCCGACGGGCAACCTCGATCCGGTCACCGGCGAAGGCGTGCAGAACCTCCTGCTGGAGCTGAACCGCGAGCACGCCATCACGCTCGTCGTCGTCACCCACAGCGCGAGCCTCGCGGGCGCGATGGACCGGACGCTCAGGCTGCGCGCCGGCCGGATCGCGGGCGACACGCCGCGCGCGGCGGCCGTCTGACGATGCGCAACGCTTCGGAGGTGGGGATGGGGAGCCCGACGATGATCCCGAGGCTGGTGGCCCTCGTCTGCGCCGGCGTCCTCGCCGGCGCGGCGCCGGCGAGCGCGCGGCCGGCGACGGCCGCGGCCGCGACCCGCCCGGCCCACGACCGCGTGGCGGCGGTGCGCATCGAGGGCAACGCCCGGGTCGACGAGGAGGCCATCCGCATCCACATCCAGACCCGAGCCGGCCAGGCGCTCGAGCGCGGCACGATCGACACCGACGTGCGCGCCATCTACGCGATGGGCTTCTTCGAGACCGTCGACGTCGAGCGCCTCGACGAGGCCGAGGGCATCGTCGTCGTCTACCGCGTCCGCGAGCGGCCGCAGATCACGAGCGTCGCGATCGAGGGCACCAAGAAGCTCCGCAGCGAAGACGTCGAAGCGGCGCTCAAGATCCGTCCCCACACCATCCTCGACACCGAGAAGATGCGCCGAGGCATCGCCGACGCCAAGAAGCTCTACGAAGAGAAGGGCTACCTCGACGCC from Deltaproteobacteria bacterium harbors:
- a CDS encoding lipoprotein-releasing ABC transporter permease subunit, yielding MRYELMVGLRYLRAKRSEAFISLITVISIVGVMIGVMTLNIVLAVMTGFEEDLRDRILGFNPHIVLVSYAGTIAHPDEIVRKVKETPGVAAAAPLVYSQVMLSSGQSVSGVVVRGVPPDMEEAVVDLKAHLTSGSLAGLGAPFEVPVEGEKDADKDGRVDTTTLTGVILGGELAKQLGLAVGDPVSVVSPLGTPSPVGPIPKVKRFVLAGTFDSGMYDYDSGLLYMDIADAQKFFGLGDAITGVEIRVTDLYGAEQVARRLEQTLGTPFRARDWMEVNRNLFLAFRLEKVVYFIVLTLIVLVAAFNIVATLIMVVMEKRKDIAILKSMGATDRSIARIFMLKGLIIGVVGTLLGVVGGYAGCWLLRHYQFVELPKDVFYVSTLPVRVYGENFATVALVSVVICLLATIYPARQAAGLAPVEVIRYE
- a CDS encoding ABC transporter ATP-binding protein; its protein translation is MIALRNLSKEYVDGPRVVRVLSGLDLEIGQGERVAIVGESGVGKSTLLHIVGTLDRPTGGEVWFDGENLTSKSDRELAHFRNREIGFIFQFHHLLPDFTALENVMMPALIAGTATEPARKRATELLERVGLAERLDHKPGELSGGEQQRVAVARALVQEPRAVLADEPTGNLDPVTGEGVQNLLLELNREHAITLVVVTHSASLAGAMDRTLRLRAGRIAGDTPRAAAV